A portion of the Oscillospiraceae bacterium genome contains these proteins:
- a CDS encoding ATP-dependent DNA helicase yields the protein MSDIRLPIRQLVEFLLRSGSIDSRFAGFDRALEGARIHRRLQKAAGEGYAAEVPLCADYTVDGIRFTLEGRADGIFTNETGVVTIDEIKTTAVPEEEICEDMNPCHWAQGMVYGAIYSAQENLPAVDVRLTYYQIDTDRILRFVRHFSRQELEQFLHKLLHRYLPWAQRQLAWQETRSGSLTAMRFPFEAYRPGQRALAGEVWRACTAAPSKKGTRLFCQAPTGIGKTMSALFPALKAMGSGCGEKLFYLTARNTTQAAAEDAIARLRAVQPDLALRSVTLTAKEKACLHPDAEGHPACLPEVCPYANGYYDRIKNALAALLDGSGQFSRAALADTARQFTVCPFELGLDLSEWCDVVIGDYNYLFDPVVHLKRFFDTSGDWLFLIDEAHNLPDRARAMYSARFCKSSLTDAKRTLGKGKSALKTALTKADKAMREARQACVRLAPRRHAEDAPGEPAQTSLLPEPDAPAFALPEPLYAQDGTVFLQELPAALLTPLRAVQAPLQAWLEDNPEADAHPQMLELYFAVQDLVRAAERYDSHFVTQLTARGSELELQLLCLDPAPFVDASLSTGRSAALFSATLTPPAYYRSVLGCADARAVALESPFPAGNLGLFCLPGISTRYRDRERSVQSVSDALARLAQSRVGNYLAFFPSYAYLRQVQEDFAARYPGISTLVQESGLDDAARAAFLARFEPDPAHTLLGFAVMGGIFGEGVDLAGDRLIGCAIVGVGLPQVNPRQEMLRRYYDAQNGAGFDYAYRYPGMNKVLQAAGRVIRTPEDKGVVLLLDDRFAKPEYQRLFPPHWRHLQYLQSSAALEAALAAFWGSRPE from the coding sequence ATGTCCGACATCCGTCTGCCCATCCGGCAGCTGGTGGAGTTTCTGCTGCGCAGCGGCAGCATCGACAGCCGGTTTGCCGGTTTTGACCGTGCACTGGAAGGTGCCCGCATCCACCGCAGGCTGCAGAAGGCCGCCGGGGAGGGTTACGCCGCCGAGGTGCCCCTCTGCGCCGATTATACAGTCGACGGCATCCGCTTTACGCTGGAGGGCCGGGCCGACGGCATTTTTACCAACGAAACCGGCGTTGTGACCATTGACGAGATCAAGACCACTGCGGTGCCCGAGGAAGAGATCTGCGAGGACATGAACCCCTGCCACTGGGCACAGGGCATGGTGTACGGAGCCATCTACAGCGCACAGGAAAACCTGCCCGCCGTGGATGTGCGGCTGACCTATTATCAGATCGACACCGACCGTATCCTCCGCTTTGTACGGCACTTTTCCCGGCAGGAGCTGGAGCAATTCCTGCACAAACTCCTGCACCGGTATCTGCCCTGGGCACAGCGTCAGCTTGCATGGCAGGAAACCCGCAGCGGCAGCCTGACCGCCATGCGGTTCCCGTTTGAAGCCTACCGCCCCGGGCAGCGGGCACTGGCGGGCGAGGTCTGGCGGGCCTGCACCGCCGCCCCCTCCAAAAAAGGCACACGGCTGTTCTGTCAAGCCCCCACCGGCATCGGCAAGACCATGAGTGCGCTCTTCCCTGCCCTGAAAGCCATGGGGAGCGGCTGCGGGGAGAAGCTGTTTTACCTCACCGCCCGCAACACCACACAGGCCGCCGCCGAGGATGCCATTGCCCGCCTGCGGGCCGTACAGCCCGACCTTGCCCTGCGCAGTGTGACCCTGACCGCCAAGGAAAAAGCCTGCCTGCACCCGGACGCCGAGGGCCATCCGGCCTGCCTGCCGGAGGTGTGCCCCTATGCAAACGGCTACTACGACCGCATCAAGAATGCGCTGGCCGCACTGCTGGACGGCAGCGGCCAATTCAGCCGTGCCGCACTGGCCGACACCGCCCGACAGTTCACCGTGTGCCCCTTTGAGCTGGGGCTGGACCTGAGCGAATGGTGCGATGTTGTGATCGGGGACTACAACTATTTGTTTGACCCGGTGGTGCACCTGAAGCGTTTCTTCGACACCTCCGGCGACTGGCTGTTCCTGATCGACGAGGCACACAATCTGCCCGACCGCGCCCGCGCCATGTACTCGGCCCGATTCTGCAAGAGCAGCCTGACCGACGCAAAACGCACGCTTGGCAAGGGCAAAAGTGCCCTGAAAACCGCCCTGACCAAGGCCGACAAGGCCATGCGGGAGGCGCGGCAGGCCTGTGTGCGTCTGGCACCCCGCAGGCACGCAGAGGACGCCCCCGGCGAACCGGCCCAGACCAGCCTTCTGCCGGAACCGGATGCCCCGGCGTTTGCCCTGCCGGAGCCGTTGTATGCGCAGGACGGCACGGTGTTTTTGCAGGAGCTGCCTGCCGCACTGCTGACACCCCTGCGGGCGGTGCAGGCCCCTTTGCAGGCCTGGCTGGAAGACAACCCGGAAGCCGACGCCCACCCGCAGATGCTGGAGCTTTATTTTGCGGTACAGGATCTGGTGCGGGCTGCCGAACGGTACGACAGCCACTTTGTGACCCAACTCACCGCCCGCGGCAGCGAGCTGGAATTGCAGCTGCTCTGTCTGGACCCGGCCCCCTTTGTGGATGCCAGCCTTTCCACCGGGCGCAGTGCCGCGCTGTTCAGCGCCACCCTCACCCCGCCCGCCTACTACCGCAGCGTGCTGGGCTGTGCCGACGCCCGGGCTGTGGCGCTGGAAAGCCCGTTCCCCGCCGGGAACCTGGGACTGTTCTGCCTGCCGGGCATCTCCACCCGCTACCGTGACCGGGAGCGCAGCGTACAGAGCGTGTCAGATGCACTGGCCCGGCTGGCGCAGAGCCGGGTGGGCAACTATCTGGCATTCTTTCCCAGTTACGCCTATCTGCGGCAGGTGCAGGAAGATTTTGCCGCCCGCTATCCGGGTATTTCCACCCTTGTGCAGGAGAGCGGACTGGATGACGCCGCCCGCGCCGCTTTTCTGGCACGATTTGAGCCAGACCCTGCCCATACCCTGCTGGGCTTTGCAGTCATGGGCGGCATCTTTGGCGAGGGCGTAGACCTTGCCGGCGACCGGCTCATCGGCTGTGCCATCGTGGGCGTGGGGCTGCCGCAGGTGAACCCCCGGCAGGAGATGCTGCGCCGCTACTACGACGCCCAGAACGGGGCCGGGTTCGATTACGCCTACCGCTACCCCGGCATGAACAAGGTCCTGCAGGCCGCCGGGCGGGTCATCCGCACCCCGGAGGACAAGGGCGTGGTTCTGCTGCTGGATGACCGCTTTGCAAAGCCGGAATACCAGCGGCTGTTCCCGCCCCACTGGCGGCATCTGCAGTATCTGCAAAGCTCCGCCGCACTGGAGGCGGCACTGGCCGCCTTCTGGGGCAGCAGGCCCGAATAA
- a CDS encoding bifunctional metallophosphatase/5'-nucleotidase translates to MKHLISRRNFLKAAGVTTAAAAMAVGAPAASACWTGEKSEVTILYTNDVHTYIDKQAPELTYAAIAALKQSYQNAGKKVLLVDAGDHVQGTAYGSMDQGASIIELMNAAGYDAATPGNHEFDYGMDRAKELMRDADFPYLSCNWVDLRTNLRVLPEIKVFVRGGVRIAFVGITTPETFTKSTPAYFMNKAQTKYIYDILGGEDGQKLYSAVQKAVDKAKCLADVVIGLGHLGVDPSSSPWTSEEVIAHTTGFDAFIDGHSHTVMENKQVADASGRLVTLTQTGSYFANVGEMTIAPDGTISTRLVSTYDQEDVAVAAEQAAWVNTVDDMLGEKIAVADTKFYITDPATGKRRIRSGETNLGDFVADGIYTYFNEVEQLHCDIAIMNGGGIRSDEDAGYWTFKTCKQVSPFGNVACLMSVTGKQIQDALEFAARFAGAEGKENGGFLQVAGATYEIRTDIPNTVQTDDKNVWIGSATGTPRVQNVKIYDRHTGTYEPLDPAKTYALAGMNYTLRNLGDGFAMFDGAELIKDYVSEDYLVMSTYAMTFGGVDAEGLPHLSSANSVLAEYPGYLLDYENPYGAGRISIL, encoded by the coding sequence GTGAAACATCTTATCTCCCGTCGCAATTTCCTGAAGGCCGCCGGTGTCACCACCGCTGCCGCCGCCATGGCCGTCGGGGCCCCGGCTGCGTCTGCCTGCTGGACCGGTGAAAAATCCGAGGTCACCATCCTGTACACCAACGACGTGCACACTTACATCGACAAGCAGGCCCCGGAGCTGACCTATGCGGCCATTGCCGCCCTGAAGCAGAGCTATCAGAACGCAGGCAAAAAGGTCCTGCTGGTGGACGCCGGTGACCATGTGCAGGGCACCGCTTACGGCTCCATGGACCAGGGCGCTTCCATCATTGAGCTGATGAACGCCGCCGGTTACGATGCTGCCACCCCCGGCAACCATGAGTTCGACTACGGCATGGATCGTGCCAAAGAGCTCATGCGGGATGCCGACTTCCCGTACCTGTCCTGCAACTGGGTGGACCTGCGCACCAATCTGCGGGTGCTGCCGGAAATCAAGGTGTTCGTGCGCGGTGGTGTGCGCATTGCCTTTGTGGGCATCACCACGCCCGAGACGTTTACCAAGTCCACTCCGGCCTACTTCATGAACAAGGCCCAGACCAAGTACATCTACGACATCCTGGGCGGCGAGGACGGCCAGAAGCTCTACAGCGCCGTGCAGAAGGCCGTTGACAAGGCGAAGTGCCTGGCCGATGTGGTCATCGGCTTGGGCCACTTGGGCGTGGACCCCTCGTCCTCTCCCTGGACCAGCGAGGAGGTCATTGCCCACACCACTGGTTTTGATGCCTTCATCGACGGCCACTCCCACACGGTGATGGAGAATAAGCAGGTGGCGGACGCTTCCGGCAGACTGGTCACCCTGACCCAGACCGGCTCCTACTTTGCCAACGTGGGCGAGATGACCATTGCCCCGGACGGCACCATCTCCACCCGGCTGGTGTCCACCTACGATCAGGAGGATGTCGCCGTGGCAGCAGAGCAGGCCGCATGGGTCAACACAGTGGATGACATGCTGGGCGAGAAGATCGCCGTGGCCGATACCAAGTTTTACATCACCGACCCTGCTACAGGCAAACGCCGCATCCGCTCCGGCGAGACCAACCTGGGAGACTTTGTGGCCGACGGCATCTATACCTACTTCAACGAGGTGGAGCAGCTGCACTGTGACATCGCCATCATGAACGGCGGCGGTATCCGCTCGGACGAGGACGCCGGGTACTGGACCTTCAAGACCTGCAAGCAGGTCAGCCCCTTTGGCAACGTGGCCTGCCTGATGTCGGTGACCGGCAAGCAGATCCAGGACGCACTGGAGTTTGCAGCCCGCTTTGCCGGTGCAGAGGGCAAGGAGAACGGCGGCTTCCTGCAGGTGGCCGGTGCGACCTATGAGATCCGCACCGACATCCCCAACACCGTGCAGACCGACGACAAGAACGTCTGGATTGGCAGTGCCACCGGCACGCCTCGTGTGCAGAACGTGAAGATCTACGATCGTCACACCGGCACCTACGAGCCTCTGGACCCGGCCAAGACTTATGCTCTGGCCGGTATGAACTACACTCTGCGCAATCTGGGCGACGGCTTTGCCATGTTTGACGGGGCCGAGCTCATCAAGGACTATGTGTCGGAGGATTACCTCGTCATGTCCACCTATGCCATGACCTTTGGCGGTGTGGATGCAGAGGGTCTGCCGCACCTTTCCAGCGCCAACAGTGTGCTGGCAGAGTACCCCGGCTACCTGCTGGACTATGAGAACCCCTACGGTGCAGGCCGCATCAGCATCCTGTAA
- a CDS encoding oleate hydratase has protein sequence MYYSSGNYEAFARPKKPEGVDHKSAYIVGSGLAALTAACYLVRDGQMKGEHIHVFEKEALPGGACDGYKYSIGYVMRGGREMDNHFEVMWDLLHSIPSLETEGASVLDEYYWLNKEDPNFSLCRATVEQGKDAHTDGKFGLSDKGAMEIMKLFFTPDEQLQDKKITDFFDDEVLNSNFWLYWRTMFAFENWHSALEMKLYIKRYIHHIGGLPDFTALRFTRYNQYESIILPMIEYLKGFGVQFHYDTKVTDVKFDIQGSRKMASSVTVEHAGEVSNIDLTENDLLFITNGGCVESCTVGAQDKAAGFNPTIKPGNGWDLWKKIAAQDPSFGHPEKFCSDPELSNWESATITTLDDKIPQYIQKICKRDPFSGHTVTGGIVTVKDSSWLLSWTLNRQQQFRDQPKDQLCVWVYGLFSDKPGDYVKKPMRDCTGKEICMEWLYHIGVPTDQIEELAEHSANTVPVMMPYIDAFFMPRAMGDRPDIVPEGAVNFAFLGQFAETKRDTIFTTEYSMRTGMEAVYTLLNVDRGVPEVWGSTYDVRDLLNATVKLRDGKKITDMDLPLIPRLALKEALKKIEGTDLEKILKEYNAI, from the coding sequence ATGTACTATTCCAGTGGCAACTACGAAGCATTTGCACGTCCCAAAAAGCCGGAGGGCGTTGATCATAAATCCGCATATATCGTCGGTTCCGGCCTGGCAGCCCTGACCGCAGCCTGCTATCTGGTGCGTGACGGCCAGATGAAGGGCGAGCATATCCATGTGTTCGAGAAGGAGGCCCTGCCCGGCGGTGCCTGCGACGGCTACAAGTACAGCATCGGCTACGTCATGCGCGGCGGCCGTGAGATGGACAACCATTTTGAGGTCATGTGGGACCTGCTGCACTCCATCCCTTCGCTGGAGACCGAGGGTGCCAGCGTGCTGGATGAGTATTACTGGCTGAACAAGGAGGACCCCAACTTCTCCCTTTGCCGTGCTACCGTGGAGCAGGGCAAGGACGCCCACACCGACGGCAAGTTCGGCCTGTCCGACAAGGGCGCTATGGAGATCATGAAGCTGTTCTTCACCCCGGATGAGCAGCTGCAGGACAAGAAGATCACCGACTTCTTTGACGATGAGGTGCTGAATTCCAACTTCTGGCTGTACTGGCGCACCATGTTCGCCTTTGAGAACTGGCACAGCGCACTGGAAATGAAGCTGTATATCAAGCGCTATATCCACCACATCGGCGGCCTGCCGGACTTTACCGCCCTGCGCTTCACCCGCTACAACCAGTATGAGTCCATCATCCTGCCCATGATCGAGTACCTGAAGGGCTTTGGCGTGCAGTTCCACTACGACACCAAGGTCACGGACGTCAAGTTCGACATTCAGGGCAGCCGCAAGATGGCAAGCTCGGTCACCGTGGAGCACGCAGGCGAGGTGTCCAACATCGACCTGACCGAGAATGATCTGCTGTTCATCACCAATGGCGGCTGCGTCGAGAGCTGCACCGTGGGTGCCCAGGACAAGGCAGCCGGTTTCAACCCCACCATCAAGCCGGGCAACGGCTGGGATCTGTGGAAGAAGATCGCCGCACAGGACCCGTCCTTCGGCCACCCCGAAAAGTTCTGCTCGGATCCGGAGCTGTCCAACTGGGAGAGCGCCACCATCACCACCCTGGATGACAAGATCCCGCAGTATATCCAGAAGATCTGCAAGCGCGATCCCTTCAGCGGTCACACCGTCACCGGCGGCATCGTTACGGTCAAGGACTCCAGCTGGCTGCTCAGCTGGACGCTGAACCGTCAGCAGCAGTTCCGCGATCAACCCAAAGATCAGCTGTGTGTCTGGGTCTACGGCCTGTTCAGCGACAAGCCCGGCGATTATGTCAAAAAGCCCATGCGCGACTGCACCGGCAAGGAGATCTGCATGGAGTGGCTGTACCACATCGGCGTGCCCACCGACCAGATCGAAGAGCTGGCAGAGCACAGCGCCAACACCGTGCCGGTGATGATGCCCTATATTGACGCTTTCTTCATGCCCCGTGCCATGGGCGACCGCCCCGACATCGTGCCGGAGGGCGCTGTGAACTTTGCCTTCCTGGGCCAGTTTGCGGAGACCAAGCGCGATACCATTTTCACCACCGAGTACTCCATGCGCACCGGTATGGAGGCCGTGTACACCCTGCTGAACGTGGACCGCGGTGTGCCCGAGGTCTGGGGCAGCACCTACGACGTGCGTGACCTGCTGAATGCAACGGTCAAGCTGCGCGACGGCAAGAAGATCACCGACATGGATCTGCCGCTCATCCCGCGTCTGGCCCTGAAGGAAGCTCTGAAGAAGATCGAGGGCACCGACCTTGAGAAGATCCTCAAGGAATACAACGCCATTTAA